Proteins encoded in a region of the Neodiprion virginianus isolate iyNeoVirg1 chromosome 2, iyNeoVirg1.1, whole genome shotgun sequence genome:
- the LOC124298850 gene encoding uncharacterized protein LOC124298850 produces the protein MPKKHQIASLEELALRSVGQFVTDVGRHIMQPICIMSSTDPAHGIATLNSWLEWIKLQLVSNVPWYLYDRMSVEVLKSILNLITKIKNSCNQYYRITSYLSELNVVVNLTEVVIHSNLKTIEFSVWPKIMRHIFYKNLHVMTGLEILDLGSGSAGWKTSGIEKMIIQGVSAMPNLTSFTLCFDCTNSIVTAVGQNCPKLQKLDVTASRSVTDRCLTILQKCWQLREIQLFRTSVSRAGYAELLLEHPNLENIGRCDEFGYILEYIRNTSTYKKPFNLKIFESRDVTTEHLHLLVEMCPNLTKVSIVLDESINDLLILSRLNNLTELKLLCGDFFTDRMKELLETRGAKITSLHLEHVNEIDLNALIYISQFCPMLKHLVLYNCEFDEHAAIVSAKLFVPPFKYLERIKCVADCAHLHLEFLLSHCVNIKFIQLGSSTGIGDDTMARVLSKNPMNKLEELKILYSDDLSMKTVRLLMQNCDNLRRLSELESWQGISLAELNVFQSELRINNIDLDISPTLSLA, from the coding sequence ATGCCAAAGAAACACCAAATAGCTTCGCTGGAAGAATTGGCCCTCAGGTCGGTTGGCCAATTCGTAACTGATGTCGGACGGCACATCATGCAGCCTATTTGTATTATGTCATCAACTGATCCTGCTCATGGTATAGCTACTCTAAATTCGTGGCTAGAGTGGATAAAACTACAGTTGGTATCCAACGTTCCGTGGTATTTGTACGACAGAATGTCAGTGGAAGTGTTGAAATCGATATTGAATCTCATCACTAAAATTAAGAACAGCTGCAATCAGTAttatcgcataacatcttaTCTCTCAGAGTTGAATGTCGTTGTGAATCTTACCGAGGTTGTGATACactcaaatttgaaaaccaTCGAGTTTTCTGTGTGGCCTAAAATTATGagacatattttttacaaaaatttacacgtcatGACAGGCTTAGAGATATTAGATTTAGGGTCAGGATCCGCGGGATGGAAAACTTCCGGTATAGAAAAGATGATCATTCAAGGAGTATCTGCCATGCCTAATTTAACATCATTTACGCTCTGCTTCGATTGCACAAACAGTATAGTAACGGCGGTTGGGCAAAATTGTCCCAAGTTACAAAAATTAGATGTCACAGCTTCAAGGTCTGTCACCGATCGTTGCCTGACGATTTTACAAAAGTGCTGGCAGCTGCGCGAGATCCAATTGTTCAGAACCTCAGTTTCCAGAGCTGGTTACGCTGAGTTATTACTAGAGCATCCGAACTTGGAAAATATCGGCAGATGCGATGAATTCGGATACATTTTAGAATATATTAGAAATACCAGTACCTACAAAAAGCCATTCAACTTGAAGATATTCGAAAGCCGAGACGTCACGACAGAGCATTTGCACCTCTTGGTAGAAATGTGTCCAAATTTGACTAAAGTATCAATCGTGCTTGACGAATCTATTAATGATCTATTAATTCTGTCAAGACTGAACAATTTAACAGAGTTGAAACTTTTGTGCGGAGATTTCTTTACAGATAGAATGAAAGAACTGCTTGAAACTAGGGGTGCCAAAATAACGAGTCTTCATTTGGAGCATGTTAacgaaattgatttaaatgcGCTCATTTACATTAGTCAATTTTGCCCGATGCTCAAACATCTAGTTCTTTACAATTGTGAGTTTGATGAACACGCGGCAATAGTATCGGCTAAATTATTTGTTCCACCATTCAAATATTTAGAGCGCATTAAGTGTGTGGCTGACTGTGCACACCTGCATCTTGAATTCCTTCTTTCTCATTGCGTAAAcattaaatttatacaattagGATCATCGACAGGTATCGGTGACGATACAATGGCCAGAGTTTTGTCTAAGAATCCAATGAACAAGTTGGAGGAGCTGAAAATACTTTACAGCGACGATCTATCGATGAAAACTGTAAGATTATTGATGCAGAATTGTGATAATTTACGACGTCTGTCGGAATTAGAAAGTTGGCAAGGCATTTCACTTGCAGAATTGAACGTATTCCAAAGTGAGCTGAGAATAAACAACATCGACTTGGATATAAGTCCGACATTGTCGTTAgcttaa